The following proteins are encoded in a genomic region of Streptomyces sp. SLBN-31:
- a CDS encoding GNAT family N-acetyltransferase, translating to MENLGSVPWPPEPIRTERLVLRGPEAGDRAAFIDLLASPEVNAYVGGPRPRDELERNTPEVPQRWPGSFVADLDGELIGHVLLRRTTGTGRPAAVGKADLGYLFLPRAWGLGYAAEACSAALAWLEGVFPGEPVMLTTRTANLASMRLAAKLGFTEVERYQDWGAEQWLGRRSPVTPAA from the coding sequence ATGGAGAACCTGGGAAGTGTGCCGTGGCCGCCGGAGCCGATCAGGACCGAGCGGCTGGTGCTCCGCGGGCCCGAGGCGGGGGACCGTGCGGCGTTCATCGACCTGCTGGCCTCGCCGGAGGTGAACGCCTACGTCGGCGGCCCACGCCCGCGTGACGAGCTCGAGCGCAACACGCCCGAGGTGCCCCAGCGGTGGCCCGGGAGTTTCGTCGCCGATCTCGACGGGGAGTTGATCGGCCATGTCCTGCTCAGGAGGACAACGGGGACCGGTCGCCCGGCTGCCGTGGGGAAGGCCGATCTCGGCTACCTCTTCCTGCCCCGGGCGTGGGGGCTCGGGTATGCCGCCGAGGCGTGCTCGGCGGCACTGGCCTGGCTGGAAGGCGTCTTTCCCGGCGAGCCGGTCATGCTCACCACCCGGACCGCCAATCTCGCCTCGATGCGCCTCGCGGCGAAGCTGGGCTTCACCGAGGTGGAGAGGTACCAGGACTGGGGCGCCGAGCAGTGGCTCGGCAGGCGGTCACCGGTCACGCCGGCCGCCTGA
- a CDS encoding FadR/GntR family transcriptional regulator has translation MTPYARRGVHGQTVEALARRILGGELPEGATLDLVALQSELDVSLTALRESLKVLAAKGMVDARQKRGTFVRARSDWNLLDADVLRWQFEGGGADEADRALLRDLAEVRAIIEPAAVRLAAQRRTDADVAALDAALEAMDQDASAAHAVEADLSFHRALLNATHNELLERMEMVIESGLAHRDRIVHSSPHSEDPVPAHRAVLDAVRDRDPDAAEAAMRALLDQAGRDLDRIDGDDDTKGPRHK, from the coding sequence ATGACCCCCTACGCCCGCCGCGGCGTGCACGGCCAGACCGTGGAAGCACTGGCCCGCCGCATCCTGGGCGGGGAGCTCCCGGAAGGGGCGACGCTGGATCTCGTCGCCCTGCAGAGCGAACTCGACGTCAGTCTCACGGCCCTGCGCGAATCGCTGAAGGTGCTCGCCGCCAAGGGCATGGTCGACGCCCGGCAGAAACGCGGCACGTTCGTGCGCGCCCGCTCCGACTGGAACCTCCTCGACGCCGACGTGCTGCGCTGGCAGTTCGAGGGCGGCGGGGCCGACGAGGCCGACCGGGCCCTGCTGCGCGACCTCGCCGAGGTCCGCGCCATCATCGAACCCGCTGCCGTCCGCCTCGCCGCCCAGCGGCGCACCGACGCCGACGTGGCCGCCCTCGACGCCGCCCTGGAGGCCATGGACCAGGACGCCTCCGCCGCGCACGCCGTCGAGGCGGACCTCTCCTTCCACCGAGCTCTGCTCAACGCGACCCACAACGAGCTGCTCGAACGCATGGAGATGGTCATCGAGTCGGGCCTGGCCCACCGCGACCGCATCGTGCACAGCTCCCCGCACAGCGAGGACCCGGTCCCGGCCCACCGCGCTGTCCTGGACGCCGTGCGCGACCGGGACCCGGACGCCGCGGAGGCCGCCATGCGCGCCCTGCTCGACCAGGCCGGCCGCGACCTGGACCGGATCGACGGCGACGACGACACGAAAGGCCCCCGCCACAAGTGA
- a CDS encoding bifunctional 4-hydroxy-2-oxoglutarate aldolase/2-dehydro-3-deoxy-phosphogluconate aldolase, with protein MDLRTALTTHRMLAIVRGSDPEAALRTVLTLVDEGIALVEVSLTGADALTVIERARKTLGAGPPLGAGTVLTADDARAAHRAGADFAVTPALGEGVRTATELGMPVLAGVLTPTEIATAGALGATALKIFPAAQFGGPGYVKALRGPFPHELLVPVGGVDASAARAYLAAGATAVGVGSPLVGDAADGGDVTALRERARAFRAAVRESTP; from the coding sequence GTGGATCTGAGAACCGCCCTGACCACCCACCGCATGCTCGCCATCGTGCGCGGAAGCGACCCCGAGGCCGCCTTGCGCACCGTGCTGACCCTGGTCGACGAAGGCATCGCACTGGTCGAGGTCTCGCTCACCGGGGCGGACGCCCTGACCGTCATCGAACGGGCACGCAAGACGCTCGGCGCCGGCCCGCCGCTCGGCGCGGGCACGGTCCTGACCGCCGACGACGCCCGCGCCGCCCACCGCGCCGGTGCCGACTTCGCGGTCACCCCCGCGCTCGGCGAAGGCGTCCGGACCGCAACCGAGTTGGGCATGCCGGTGCTGGCCGGTGTGCTGACGCCCACCGAGATCGCCACCGCGGGCGCGCTCGGCGCGACGGCGCTGAAGATCTTCCCCGCGGCCCAGTTCGGCGGCCCCGGCTATGTGAAGGCCCTGCGCGGCCCCTTCCCGCACGAACTCCTCGTGCCGGTCGGCGGCGTCGACGCGTCGGCCGCCCGCGCGTACCTCGCCGCCGGTGCCACGGCGGTCGGCGTCGGCTCCCCCCTCGTCGGCGACGCCGCCGACGGCGGAGACGTCACCGCCCTGCGCGAACGCGCCCGTGCGTTCCGCGCCGCCGTCCGGGAGAGCACGCCGTGA
- a CDS encoding sugar kinase produces the protein MTESRPIRQGPVVCVGETMAALSPDPPEPLAQARHLRLSVAGAESNVAMYLADHGVPVTWLSALGDDPLGARVRAAVAAAGVDVSHVRTEAGHPTGLLVKDPDPTGTRVHYYRTGSAATRLGPELLDREPVRSAALLHFTGITPALSPTCRELVTRALDTPAGQRPYAISFDVNHRAALWPQDGSAGRVLRELADRADIVFVGLDEAQNLWDTDLTVTGLRRLIPRPRLLVVKDGSRNATAFTEDDVHTVPALRTEVVEPVGAGDAFAAGFLAGLHREATVPQALRLGHITASSALQVTGDHGALPAPAAITRLLTLPEGEWEALGTGQRGAAPC, from the coding sequence GTGACCGAGTCGCGCCCCATTCGGCAGGGACCGGTGGTCTGTGTCGGGGAGACGATGGCGGCGCTGTCCCCGGACCCACCCGAACCCCTCGCCCAGGCGCGGCACTTGCGGCTGTCGGTAGCCGGTGCGGAGTCGAACGTGGCCATGTACCTGGCCGATCACGGCGTTCCCGTGACCTGGCTGTCGGCTCTGGGAGACGACCCGCTGGGCGCCCGGGTCCGCGCCGCCGTCGCCGCCGCCGGGGTCGACGTCTCCCACGTACGCACCGAAGCCGGCCATCCCACCGGGCTCCTCGTGAAGGACCCGGACCCCACCGGTACGCGTGTGCACTACTACCGGACCGGCTCCGCGGCCACCCGGCTCGGCCCCGAGCTGCTGGACCGCGAACCCGTGCGGTCGGCCGCCCTGTTGCACTTCACCGGCATCACACCCGCCCTGTCACCGACCTGCCGGGAGCTGGTCACCCGTGCCCTGGACACCCCGGCCGGGCAACGGCCGTACGCGATCAGCTTCGACGTCAATCACCGGGCCGCCCTGTGGCCGCAGGACGGCAGCGCGGGACGCGTGCTGCGCGAGCTCGCCGACCGGGCGGACATCGTCTTCGTCGGCCTCGACGAGGCGCAGAACCTGTGGGACACCGACCTGACCGTGACCGGGCTGCGCCGGCTGATCCCGCGGCCGCGGCTCCTCGTCGTCAAGGACGGGTCCCGGAACGCCACCGCCTTCACCGAGGACGACGTCCACACCGTGCCGGCGTTGCGGACCGAGGTGGTGGAACCCGTCGGCGCCGGGGACGCCTTCGCCGCGGGCTTCCTCGCGGGGCTCCACCGGGAGGCCACCGTGCCCCAGGCGCTCAGACTCGGGCACATCACCGCGTCCTCGGCCCTACAAGTGACCGGCGACCACGGAGCGTTGCCCGCACCGGCTGCCATCACGCGGCTCCTGACCCTGCCCGAGGGGGAGTGGGAGGCGCTCGGAACCGGGCAACGCGGAGCGGCGCCCTGTTAG
- a CDS encoding SDR family NAD(P)-dependent oxidoreductase, with the protein MDHSPRSTAARFTGRTAVITGAASGIGAATAERLAQEGAAVVLADVDGERGTALAERITRGGGTARSVTADVAAEEDWERIVAAAHRFGPVDVLVSNAYTVDVTPAHALSLTSWQRQLDVNLTGGFLGFRALLPDLRERRGAVVLTSSVHAHKGIPGHPAYAAAKGALLSLCGQLAVEYGGQVRVNAVLPGPVLTAAWDRVPPEDRERSIAETAVGRFGTPAEVAAAIAFLASDEASFITGAHLLVDGGWSVVKASA; encoded by the coding sequence ATGGACCACTCCCCACGATCGACCGCCGCCCGGTTCACCGGCCGCACGGCCGTGATCACCGGCGCCGCATCCGGCATCGGAGCCGCCACCGCCGAACGCCTCGCGCAGGAGGGGGCCGCCGTCGTGCTCGCCGACGTCGACGGCGAACGCGGCACGGCCCTCGCCGAGCGCATCACCCGCGGCGGCGGCACCGCCCGGTCCGTCACCGCCGACGTCGCGGCCGAGGAGGACTGGGAGCGGATCGTGGCCGCCGCCCACCGGTTCGGGCCGGTGGACGTCCTGGTCAGCAACGCCTACACCGTCGACGTCACGCCGGCCCACGCGCTGTCCCTCACCTCCTGGCAGCGGCAGCTCGACGTGAACCTCACCGGCGGCTTCCTCGGCTTCCGCGCCCTCCTGCCCGACCTGCGCGAACGCCGCGGCGCGGTCGTGCTGACCTCGTCCGTCCACGCCCACAAGGGCATCCCCGGCCACCCGGCCTACGCCGCCGCGAAGGGCGCGCTGCTGTCCCTGTGCGGCCAGCTGGCCGTCGAATACGGGGGCCAGGTCCGCGTCAACGCCGTACTGCCCGGCCCCGTCCTCACCGCCGCCTGGGACCGGGTCCCGCCCGAGGACCGCGAGCGCAGCATCGCCGAGACCGCCGTGGGCCGCTTCGGCACCCCCGCCGAGGTCGCAGCCGCCATCGCCTTCCTGGCCAGCGACGAGGCCTCCTTCATCACCGGCGCGCACCTCCTGGTCGACGGCGGCTGGAGCGTCGTGAAAGCGTCCGCATGA
- the dgoD gene encoding galactonate dehydratase, whose product MKIARIETFMVPPRWLFCRIETDDGLVGWGEPVVEGRAEVVRSAVDVLAEHLLGQDPLRIQDHWQVLTKGGFYRGGPVLSSAVAGLDQALWDIAGQAYGAPVHALLGGPVRDRVRVYAWVGGDEPSQLREQVSAQVEAGFTAVKMNAAGATSPIPTAAETAAVVERVAVAREILGPGRDVAVDFHGRFTAAGARRVLTELAPLHPLFVEEPVLPEQSHLLADLVTCGPIPLATGERLYSRREFLPVLSAGVAVVQPDLSHAGGVSEVHRIASLAETYGALLAPHCPLGPVALAAGLQLAFATPNFLIQEQSRGIHYNKTADLLSYVVDPEPFRFVDGHATRTDRPGLGVTVDEAAVRAADRGSHAWRNPIWRHPDGSFAEW is encoded by the coding sequence GTGAAGATCGCCCGCATCGAAACCTTCATGGTCCCGCCGCGCTGGCTGTTCTGCCGCATCGAGACCGACGACGGCCTCGTCGGGTGGGGGGAGCCGGTAGTCGAGGGGCGCGCCGAAGTGGTGCGCAGCGCCGTCGACGTGCTGGCGGAACACCTCCTCGGCCAGGACCCGCTGCGCATCCAGGACCACTGGCAGGTGCTGACCAAGGGCGGCTTCTACCGTGGTGGCCCCGTGCTGTCCAGTGCCGTCGCCGGTCTCGACCAGGCGCTGTGGGACATCGCGGGGCAGGCCTACGGCGCCCCCGTGCACGCCCTGCTGGGCGGCCCGGTGCGCGACCGGGTGCGGGTCTACGCCTGGGTCGGCGGCGATGAGCCGAGTCAGCTGCGCGAGCAGGTCAGCGCCCAGGTCGAGGCGGGTTTCACGGCGGTGAAGATGAACGCGGCCGGCGCGACCTCGCCGATTCCCACCGCCGCCGAGACCGCGGCGGTCGTCGAGCGCGTCGCGGTGGCACGCGAGATCCTGGGCCCCGGGCGCGATGTCGCCGTCGACTTCCACGGCCGCTTCACCGCCGCCGGCGCCCGTCGTGTCCTCACCGAACTCGCCCCGCTGCACCCGCTGTTCGTGGAGGAGCCCGTCCTGCCCGAGCAGAGCCACCTGCTGGCGGACCTCGTCACCTGCGGCCCCATACCGCTCGCGACCGGCGAACGGCTGTACTCACGCCGCGAGTTCCTGCCCGTCCTCAGCGCCGGCGTCGCCGTCGTGCAGCCCGACCTGTCCCACGCGGGCGGCGTCTCCGAGGTGCACCGCATCGCCTCGCTCGCCGAGACCTACGGCGCCCTCCTGGCCCCGCACTGCCCGCTCGGCCCCGTCGCCCTGGCCGCCGGCCTGCAACTCGCCTTCGCCACACCGAACTTCCTGATCCAGGAACAGAGCCGCGGCATCCACTACAACAAGACCGCCGACCTGCTGTCCTACGTCGTCGACCCCGAGCCGTTCCGCTTCGTCGACGGACACGCCACGCGCACCGACCGGCCGGGCCTCGGCGTCACAGTCGACGAGGCCGCCGTACGTGCCGCCGACCGCGGCAGCCACGCCTGGCGCAACCCCATCTGGCGCCACCCCGACGGCTCCTTCGCCGAGTGGTGA
- a CDS encoding alpha-galactosidase: protein MTPPPRWILRTDHSSYTVRLSADGPWAELEAWGPHGVEVGPPALDWSHRTHFITPADAAPAEYLPHGLRPFSEADLVAARPGAERGVWWTFTGAEQDGGGLRLTFTDDVLGLRTTLCYATVSDTDVLHRWTELTCTGEEPLRLERFDSAAVTVPVTTAARLTYLTGQWSQEFQRTQLDLSRGTFTMGSTQGAPSHAYAPWLAVQDAGQPDAAYGIALEWPGNWHISAHAEPGGTVRVRAGRVPHEGVVHLAPGATLTTPRVACAFSADGLDGLSRVWHRYERLLAGERLHRPRKVLYNSWEATGFDVDAAGQLELAKAAADIGAELFVVDDGWFTGRADDTGGLGDWHPDPAAFPQGFGRFVDEVRALGLDFGLWIEPEAVSPASGLYAEHPDWVYRIDHRPARLVRNQLLLDLGRTDVQDFVIATLDRLLGEHAISYLKWDLNRPPTERGRPGDVPADHLDLDAGHVAGYLRVLDHLRAAHPHVTVEGCAGGGGRIDHTTLARTDVVWPSDNTAPLDRLRVQFGFLHAHAPHVMSSWVTDAPGVFDPRPRSLAFRFVTAMCGVLGIGADLREWGPGQSAEAARWIARYKEVRDVIHHGDAHLLGTPEDPTCGIQYDAPDGSRTVVAAFSTGRLDGAPLLPGRAARLRLRGLDPTARYDDTASGVTYAGAHLLHYGLPFAWSAAHDAESVVLTRHPAG, encoded by the coding sequence GTGACCCCGCCCCCGCGCTGGATTCTGCGCACCGACCACAGCAGCTACACCGTACGGCTCTCCGCGGACGGCCCCTGGGCGGAACTGGAGGCCTGGGGACCGCACGGCGTGGAGGTGGGGCCGCCGGCGCTGGACTGGTCCCACCGCACGCACTTCATCACCCCCGCCGACGCCGCCCCCGCCGAGTACCTGCCCCACGGGCTGCGGCCCTTCTCCGAGGCCGACCTCGTCGCCGCACGGCCCGGCGCCGAACGCGGCGTGTGGTGGACCTTCACGGGGGCCGAGCAGGACGGCGGCGGGCTCCGGCTCACCTTCACCGACGACGTCCTCGGCCTGCGCACCACCCTGTGCTACGCCACCGTGTCCGACACCGACGTCCTGCACCGCTGGACCGAACTGACCTGCACGGGCGAGGAACCGCTGCGCCTGGAGCGGTTCGACTCGGCCGCCGTGACCGTCCCGGTGACCACCGCGGCCAGGCTGACCTACCTGACCGGCCAGTGGTCCCAGGAGTTCCAGCGCACCCAACTCGACCTGAGCCGCGGCACGTTCACCATGGGCAGCACCCAGGGCGCACCCAGCCACGCGTACGCGCCATGGCTCGCCGTCCAGGACGCCGGACAACCGGACGCCGCCTACGGCATCGCCCTCGAATGGCCCGGCAACTGGCACATCAGCGCACACGCCGAGCCCGGAGGCACCGTACGGGTGCGGGCCGGACGCGTACCGCACGAGGGCGTGGTGCACCTGGCTCCCGGCGCAACCCTGACCACCCCCCGCGTGGCCTGCGCCTTCAGCGCCGACGGACTGGACGGGCTGTCCCGCGTCTGGCACCGCTACGAGCGTCTGCTCGCCGGAGAGCGCCTGCACCGCCCGCGCAAGGTCCTGTACAACTCCTGGGAGGCCACCGGCTTCGACGTCGACGCCGCCGGACAGCTGGAGCTGGCCAAGGCGGCCGCGGACATCGGGGCCGAGCTGTTCGTGGTGGACGACGGCTGGTTCACCGGCCGCGCCGACGACACCGGCGGACTGGGGGACTGGCATCCCGACCCGGCGGCCTTTCCGCAGGGGTTCGGCCGGTTCGTCGACGAAGTGCGCGCCCTCGGGCTCGACTTCGGGCTGTGGATCGAGCCGGAAGCCGTCAGCCCCGCCAGCGGCCTGTACGCCGAACACCCGGACTGGGTCTACCGCATCGACCACCGCCCGGCCCGCCTGGTGCGCAACCAACTGCTGCTCGACCTCGGCCGGACCGACGTCCAGGACTTCGTGATCGCCACCCTGGACCGGCTGCTGGGCGAGCACGCCATCAGCTACCTGAAGTGGGACCTGAACCGCCCACCCACCGAACGCGGCCGGCCCGGTGACGTACCCGCCGACCACCTCGACCTGGACGCCGGGCACGTCGCCGGCTACCTGCGCGTCCTGGACCACCTGCGCGCCGCCCATCCCCACGTCACCGTCGAGGGCTGCGCGGGCGGCGGCGGCCGGATCGACCACACCACGCTCGCCCGCACCGACGTCGTCTGGCCCAGCGACAACACCGCCCCCCTGGACCGCCTGCGCGTCCAGTTCGGCTTCCTGCACGCCCACGCGCCCCACGTGATGAGCTCCTGGGTCACCGACGCGCCCGGCGTCTTCGACCCGCGCCCGCGCAGCCTCGCCTTCCGCTTCGTCACCGCGATGTGCGGTGTCCTGGGCATCGGAGCCGACCTGCGCGAGTGGGGACCGGGGCAGAGCGCCGAGGCCGCCCGCTGGATCGCGCGGTACAAGGAGGTCCGTGACGTGATCCACCACGGTGACGCACACTTGCTGGGCACACCGGAGGACCCGACCTGCGGGATCCAGTACGACGCCCCGGACGGCAGCCGCACCGTCGTCGCCGCCTTCAGCACCGGCCGCCTGGACGGCGCCCCGCTCCTGCCCGGCCGCGCCGCCCGGCTCCGCCTGCGGGGCCTGGATCCGACGGCGCGCTACGACGACACCGCGAGCGGTGTCACGTACGCGGGCGCCCATCTGCTCCACTACGGTCTGCCGTTCGCCTGGAGCGCCGCCCACGACGCCGAGTCGGTGGTGCTCACCCGGCACCCGGCCGGCTGA